The genome window TTGTTCTCCTAAAAGATcactgagataaaaaaaaaacatatagacCATGTTTAAACACAAGGCACAAGTTAACATTCAATATTCAATCAAAAGTTGTTATGAGATTGTCTTACTTATTTCTGTGCAAAGAAATGGTTAAGTTTCTCCCATCTACAGACAATGCATACTCAAGATTTTCAGGATATGTCTAACGGAGAAAAGGAACgcacacataaataaatgtacatctTCAGCATCTTGACAGTTGCCACAATATGCCGATGATATGCTGAAGATAAAAAGTGACCGGACCTTTAGAGAAGATGTGCTCCTTCTTACTCGCTCTTTCAGTGCTTGAGGTCGAACAACATCATAGTgcataacatgaggaagaaCTGGATTCGTTGCCTCGAGATTCTCTGAAGCAtggaagaaaaaacaattatttagtAGCCTATCTATGATAAGGCTATAATAAACGTTTTATGTAATCACGAAAAATTATTCACAGTATAAAGAATTATCATAATTTTTTGCTCACCCCAAgtataaacaaaagtaaaaagtaatacaaatattCCAGTGTATTGCATGATTAAATGTCCAGTGATACTTTCCCAGTGAACTCGTGGGCAACTGGGAAATCGACTACTTGAAAAAGTTACGCCCCGCCTTGGTTATCTTCACGATAAATAAAGATACCTCCTCATCCGGTAAAACTTTGGTCACTCAGTGAGTCAGGTCCTTGTAAATGACTCAAGGTggttttttttgtataacaaTGAAGTTCATAACTTGACcttgttttaaatcatttaattatttgtttaattattgctGTAACTGATTATACTACCATGTCTCACTTGTGTGCGACACAAAACTGCATTGCTTTAACGTTATTGTCAATATTAAACGATTACCAACTTTGTTATGGATTACCAAATGAACCCTTTTCCTGATAACGATACCATCCAAAATGTAGGTCTATGTGCGTTCTTGGGCAATTCTTTACAAATATAACTTATTCCTTTTAAAAGTGTGGGATAAGGGAAATATAGGCTACTATAGATTTTAACATTCTCCTGACATCCTGTGGTCAGATAGTGCAAGTGCTGTTCTTTTTCCAGTTAAATCTACAGGTCTATAAGTATGTTGGTGAGTGCTCTGAATATCAATTATTACGAAAAAcaaggaataaaataaaataaagttttgtgaCTTTGttatacacaaaaataaatcattacaaaatAAGTCACAAATCGCATGTGACGCTTGCCGCcatgtgacttttattttgaaacgtGTTTGACACGGAACGAGAGACGTTAAAATATGAAAGCGGTCGCTTCATTGTGTATGTTGATATTATGCTGCAGCCTGAATTAATTGAACTTTTGGGAGAATCACCAAGAATTCTTGCAGAAAAGATACCCGTACTTGAATATAAGGAGACAAAATGGGTTGCATTTCAACAGAAAGAGATGGAGAACGGGAGAGAAATTGCTTCTTCACCTTTTACATTCAGACCTGAACGAATCCGCGTTGCAACAGAAGATGAATATTTTGAGGTAGGTTGTTGTTAGCTCAATAGCGTTTTTATCAGTACATTTGAATTTAAACCAATTTAGCAACAATTGCTCGTAATGTGTTACTTAAGAATGATGAAAACATTAGAAAATTGCATAACTTCTAAGTAACGTTGTGATGGTCCGCTGATGTATTTACCAACATCCTCAGTTCTCGGTGTTCCTAATATTTGTCAACAGGATGGTGACATACATCGGCACATGTATCTACAGGATGTCGCAACGGCTTTGGCCGATGACTACCAACCTCCAACGTAAGTGTCGTAAGTTTTGACTTGAGTTGTTTAATCCATTGTAATATAAACAGAACTAATATGTCACTATCTTCTCCCCTTTTGTAGCATATCTGAATTCAGATGTCACATTGCTGGATGCAAACAGTTCTTTGATACATTGGAAGGATACGAACACCACTACAATGCCTTGCATCGCAATGTATGTTCCAGCTGCAAGCGCTCTTTCCCGTCAAATCGACTACTGGACGTGCACATCTTGGAGTGGCATGACTCTCTCTTCCAGGTCATGGCAGAGAAGCAGTGCATGGTAATATTTGTGTTCTCACATTTAGTAATGCATGTTGCATTGAGTGGTGTGGTCAattaatttacaatattaaCGTGTATTGGTTGTTTTGTGCCTGATAAAAGCAtatgtaaatgataaataacaaaacatttctgctgTTTTGTGGGGTACACTAACCATAAAATATCTCTTTGTCCAAAAGAATGCTCCGTTAACTTTACAAAGGCTACCGTTTGTGTTGACGAAATCCTGATTGTACAACTTATTACAAAATGTTATGTGATAACAAAGTCATGTCAACA of Triplophysa dalaica isolate WHDGS20190420 chromosome 11, ASM1584641v1, whole genome shotgun sequence contains these proteins:
- the znf511 gene encoding zinc finger protein 511, with amino-acid sequence MLQPELIELLGESPRILAEKIPVLEYKETKWVAFQQKEMENGREIASSPFTFRPERIRVATEDEYFEDGDIHRHMYLQDVATALADDYQPPTISEFRCHIAGCKQFFDTLEGYEHHYNALHRNVCSSCKRSFPSNRLLDVHILEWHDSLFQVMAEKQCMYECLVEGCGLKFKTSKERKDHLIKTHSYPADFRFDRAKKSGRIRERKTLLQNDAQMEVCETSANQPEKSESMDFSLTPETENVKRTVETEPMNTTNPKPLYSYRVPSSICFGHGSVRGFRGRRGKK